The following proteins come from a genomic window of Diorhabda carinulata isolate Delta chromosome X, icDioCari1.1, whole genome shotgun sequence:
- the LOC130902592 gene encoding E3 ubiquitin-protein ligase lubel isoform X3 codes for MNNKGEKWRPMHISNPSTRLRMARNMPQWMSKSGNSFPAPPVPKEEHRQTQLNHRQTIDEPDYEVIEFGQYSNDVPPLPEKNINNRKKDGLHCQLCGSSASSVHCDQCKQIFCLSCDDMYHRHPKRQTHTRRRLEETIRPPLPPKGEAILAPVPPPRRHRRAGSLGPSPCPSPLPIRHSQVNRSSTMPRRESHGGFCLTDKTSSFKRDSFGSRPLPPPPNSYQRDMSSVDLNSRGLVPSPSPSLQQRYKQHQLAMKGTLSNTSSDFERNSSKDTGFPGSESGQWNVRSRAGSVSGSDIGRNVSRRFDTFHPDREHPVAHHQHGFVPVQQAQSLANLNYPPSCCPTPWMNQFGYDHQLHGSNLSLNMAPRGYMMNPVWMNPWNNNVPMYPSPFSMSISNMHPSGVQGFQHSRPPSPTQSVKSRKSNQSRRSRKKYVEDTEDEDEDDRRSTFSDRRSSRGRFSAKREIPERPINKRSIHTPSSDTDDELSDGSNRLKSVGKEGNRTEQIEARWECEHCTFVNEPNTKVCQVCCKTSSTIKTINKIEEEKGKQQINMSSDDFSRDYSETESVLNKLGKMRTSDTETKKGEEDSCSVISDVDKINNESKETVSLSEVKTDCAGENKSRQNVTSISTGTSPPPQNISTQTYEDVPLEQNRYPPRGRSRNRNNYLKRSQSLHSPNSEWSSLHRSTSRMSYTSDSQSLPGSRETSPIPYVDESLLNKRNNSTKHRPSQPDIRQSRSILDLRKPELYRRPSQIDLAYHRTENSNQSHLRPEAFQHHFERNVAETNGYDHFQTSGMEIVKLLREAEQYKYTADEVQAALLHCKDNNPIEWLKENWENTISSVQTLATQLGREGPINIVGTVSKTEARDALRKHKGNLWPAVEECVEMRQKKYAELASRGDYNREDIITALTANHGDLEQAYNELSKMQLKPFLMRIWGPPVGNENEAGNEGVDLRTLEKRDVLTEESLLKTESKAVSTPSSIISTNSSENLNQLYSGNNKIEEDSMKDNKEALDNLEIEILKNLEDIKILSENLTQDDDIKETNTNIVENRINNIELTEGFNRNEEILDENDEILEETSNKDTKSSEIESHPLGMDNKENQKPTTGKIYIEKSSTVIHIADYPVEPKNSDDESDLQFLDALETPNQEPDKKNERKKSVSTINLYFGDRNKENAETNEGNGVMESKASILLKPVTKNDKNKQKTLKNDESSSEITKEEVSGKILNEDGKKIGCFTTNDENEANIGQNESGSYQIKIAPVVSHDKSEEATLVNVNRTDNEKIENSERFGTGNEEKDDKIESKDEEKQIIGKENVNEEMIVQFLKENKQKTERNEMISNSYTTKAQTVFNQTVNEEIQDGERFGTGIVEKNDKIEPKVDYNDVGSSNDVIEDMGGTKDEEKHNINGKNYNEELKIPFSNKNEQKTGVTVFKQIVNEKIENRERISKGIEEKDDNCELKVGYNDEGSSNYVIEDVNDTKYEEKRKINENNDNLNLENPIVEENMQIIEDKKGIVTNLVENNSDTIESRIVLIQTVNEITTDGKYVNGTEFEEKIDMGELKDEKTQMLDEKNNNFKKKAPIMKQNENKNEKNVVVKSNEQTINNSTRNTTFKINRRRSVKKRNRYDKKNMNNKIKTFKSEENNLPKENNNANNNQIGIFTKQHDTIEKSLSSNDNLKKHQQKLSTQSNNEHFQNINNEILVESTNNNVGRNIEVIYSESSGVSSLKLESENHRTIKKPSRIPLLKQRCISITNALLSPMTGASKIPIKTKFSFKRETKTPQKEVETCSSPDISPDRVKEINRQKLISSNKNSFDSTTSSKQLSYTKSLDNDSESSVSDSNIEDLLEDENSYEEFEDDSDDVHRINSDMETLNSNLNRDNTVIDMSKNKNYSIEETCESEDDDSDNNEMEDNRQSMTDMERQSRQLLAEGQVETYEQAELASSLLQLKFSKEQALEAVKNCHSIDAAISFLQQDCELCAGKYPMKQMISMLKCIHRCCQECAKNYFTIQITDRSIMDCNCPFCKQPDLTSADLNDEDITEYFGNLDILLKGILDEPVHELFQRKLRDRTLMQDPHFKWCIQCSSGFIAHPRQKRLICPDCKSVTCANCRRPWEKQHEGITCEKFAEWKDANDPENQASGVAKHLAENGIDCPKCKFRYSLSKGGCMHFTCTQCKHEFCYGCGKPFMMGAKCTVGQYCAKLGLHAHHPRNCLFYLRDKEPQQLEKLLKDNKIPFKIYNNLEDGSSASVAKCLVPLQKETPAGLIDSICNNEVHSGESGLCRLHYIEYLVGLIGRHRLDPIPILDLIEVSQELRRRGRELPERSAWCDDQEYKNICIKIIMDQIPLE; via the exons gtgaaTAGATCATCGACGATGCCGAGGCGAGAGAGTCACGGGGGGTTTTGTCTTACAGATAAAACGTCGAGTTTTAAAAGAGACAGTTTCGGAAGTAGACCATTACCACCACCCCCAAATT CTTATCAACGTGACATGTCGTCAGTGGATTTAAATAGCAGAGGACTCGTTCCCAGTCCGAGTCCGTCGTTGCAGCAGCGTTATAAGCAACACCAATTAGCAATGAAAGGAACTTTATCTAATACTTCATCAGATTTTGAGCGG aaTTCCAGTAAAGATACGGGATTCCCGGGATCGGAAAGCGGACAATGGAATGTTAGATCGAGAGCGGGTAGTGTATCCGGATCGGATATCGGTAGAAACGTTTCGAGGAGGTTCGATACGTTTCATCCCGATAGAGAACATCCCGTGGCGCATCACCAGCACGGATTCGTGCCCGTACAACAG GCCCAATCGCTGGCTAACTTGAACTATCCGCCATCTTGTTGTCCGACGCCGTGGATGAACCAATTCGGATACGATCATCAACTTCACGGCAGCAACCTCAGTTTAAATATGGCTCCCAGGGGGTATATGATGAATCCCGTTTGGATGAATCCCTGGAATAACAACGTCCCGATGTACCCGTCGCCGTTTTCGATGTCGATTAGCAACATGCATCCGAGTGGGGTTCAAGGTTTCCAACATTCGAGACCCCCTTCTCCGACGCAAAGCGTCAAATCGAGAAAATCGAACCAGAGTCGAAGAAGTCGGAAAAAATACGTCGAAGATACCGAAGACGAGGACGAAGACGATCGAAGATCCACTTTCAGCGATAGAAGATCGTCGCGCGGTCGATTTTCCGCGAAAAGGGAAATTCCCGAGCGACCGATAAATAAAAGAAGTATACATACGCCATCTAGCGATACCGACGACGAATTATCGGACGGTAGTAACCGATTAAAAAGTGTCGGTAAAGAAGGAAACCGCACCGAACAAATCGAGGCTCGATGGGAATGCGAGCATTGCACGTTCGTTAACGAACCGAACACTAAAGTGTGTCAGGTGTGTTGCAAGACGTCTTCGACTATTAAAACGATAAATAAAATCGAAGAAGAAAAGGGGAAACAACAAATTAATATGTCCAGCGACGATTTCAGTCGGGATTATAGCGAAACCGAATCGGTTTTGAATAAATTGGGCAAAATGCGGACGTCGGATACGGAAACGAAGAAAG GAGAAGAAGATTCTTGCTCGGTTATCAGTGACgtggataaaataaataacgaaTCGAAAGAGACTGTTAGTTTGAGTGAAGTGAAAACTGATTGTGCCGGTGAAAATAAATCTCGTCAAAATGTCACTTCTATTTCTACTGGAACGTCGCCGCCTCCCCAAAACATATCTACGCAG ACTTACGAAGATGTACCTTTAGAACAAAACCGCTATCCTCCAAGAGGTAGAAGTCGTAACcgtaataattatttgaaacgtTCTCAATCTTTACATTCGCCTAATTCAGAATGGTCATCGTTGCACAGATCGACAAGTAGAATGTCTTATACATCAGACTCCCAG AGTTTACCGGGGAGCAGAGAAACGAGCCCTATACCGTACGTCGACGAATCTCTgttgaataaaagaaataattcaacaaaacacCGACCGTCTCAGCCAGATATTAGACAATCGCGTAGTATATTGGACCTAAGGAAACCGGAGTTGTACAGGAGACCCAGCCAGATCGATCTCGCATACCACAgg ACGGAAAATTCGAATCAAAGTCACCTTAGGCCAGAAGcttttcagcatcattttgaACGAAACGTCGCCGAAACTAATGGATACGATCATTTCCAAACGTCAGGCATGGAAATCGTAAAATTATTAAGG GAAGCCGAACAGTACAAATATACTGCCGACGAAGTACAAGCAGCACTTTTACACTGTAAAGATAATAACCCGATTGAATGGTTGAaggaaaattgggaaaatacaATTTCCAGTGTTCAAACATTAGCTACACAATTGGGTCGCGAAGGACCAATTAATATAGTCGGTACGGTGTCTAAAACCGAAGCCAGAGACGCATTAAGGAAACATAAAGGTAATTTATGGCCGGCAGTGGAAGAATGCGTAGAAATGCGTCAAAAAAAG TATGCGGAATTGGCTTCAAGAGGGGACTATAATCGCGAAGATATAATAACAGCTCTAACGGCCAATCACGGTGACTTGGAACAAGCCTACAACGAATTAAGTAAAATGCAGTTGAAACCGTTTTTAATGAGAATATGGGGACCGCCGGTCGGTAATGAAAATGAGGCAGGTAACGAGGGGGTCGATTTAAGGACGCTTGAAAAAAGGG atgTATTAACAGAGGAATCGTTATTAAAAACGGAATCGAAAGCAGTAAGTACCCCCTCTTCTATAATTAGCACCAATTCCagtgaaaatttgaatcaactttattccggaaataataaaattgaagaagatagtATGAAAGATAACAAAGAAGCTTTAGataatttagaaattgaaattttaaaaaacttggaagatattaaaattttgagcGAAAACCTAACCCAAGACGATGATATTAAAGAAACTAATAcaaatatagttgaaaatagaataaataacatCGAATTAACTGAAGGATTTAATCGAAATGAAGAAATACttgatgaaaatgatgaaatactAGAAGAAACTTCAAATAAGGATACAAAAAGTTCAGAAATTGAAAGTCATCCACTTGGAATggataataaagaaaatcaGAAACCTACAACGgggaaaatatatatagaaaaaagtaGTACCGTAATCCATATTGCGGATTATCCTGTAGAACCTAAAAATTCAGATGACGAAAgtgatttacaatttttagatgCTCTAGAAACGCCTAATCAAGAACCTGATAagaaaaacgaaagaaaaaaaagcgtttctactataaatttatatttcggtgatagaaataaagaaaacgCAGAAACCAATGAAGGAAATGGTGTAATGGAAAGCAAAGCTTCGATTTTATTGAAACCTGTtactaaaaatgataaaaataaacagaaaacgTTGAAGAACGATGAAAGTAGTAGTGAAATAACTAAAGAAGAGGTTAGTGGTAAGATACTTAACGAAGATGGTAAAAAAATAGGTTGCTTTACCACAAATGATGAAAATGAAGCAAATATTGGACAGAATGAAAGTGGATCTTACCAAATCAAAATTGCACCAGTTGTTTCACATGATAAAAGTGAAGAAGCAACTCTGGTAAATGTAAATCGAAccgataatgaaaaaatagaaaatagtgaaCGATTTGGTActggaaatgaagaaaaagatgataaaattgaatcaaaagatgaagaaaaacaaataattggcAAAGAAAATGTTAATGAAGAAATGATAgttcaatttttgaaagaaaataaacagaaaactGAAAGAAACGAAATGATATCAAATTCATATACTACTAAAGCTCAAACTGTCTTTAATCAAACCGTTAATGAAGAAATACAAGATGGTGAACGATTTGGTACTggaatagtagaaaaaaatgataaaattgaacCAAAAGTTGATTATAATGACGTGGGATCTTCAAATGATGTAATAGAAGATATGGGTGGTacaaaagatgaagaaaaacacaatattaatggaaaaaattataatgaagaattgaaaattccatttagcaataaaaatgaacagaaaacTGGAGTAACTGTCTTTAAACaaattgttaatgaaaaaatagaaaatagagaacgaattagtaaaggAATTGAAGAGAAAGATGATAACTGTGAACTAAAAGTTGGTTATAATGATGAAGGATCTTCAAATTATGTAATTGAAGATGTTAATGAtacaaaatatgaagaaaaacgaaaaattaatgaaaataatgataatttaaatcTGGAAAATCCAATTGTCGAAGAAAATATGCAAATAATCGAGGATAAAAAAGGAATTGTGAcaaatttagttgaaaataacTCAGATACAATTGAATCTCGAATAGTTTTGATACAAACAGTTAATGAAATAACAACAGATGGAAAATATGTTAACGGTactgaatttgaagaaaaaattgatatgggAGAATTGAAAGATGAAAAAACACAAAtgcttgatgaaaaaaataataattttaaaaagaaagctccaataatgaaacaaaatgagaataagaatgaaaaaaacgtCGTAGTAAAATCAAACGAACAAACTATCAATAACTCAACTAGAAATACAACTTTTAAGATAAATAGGAGAAGATCAGTTAAAAAACGAAATagatatgacaaaaaaaatatgaataataaaataaaaacgttcaAAAGTGAGGAAAATAACCTaccaaaagaaaataacaatgcTAATAATAACCAAATCGGAATTTTCACAAAACAACACGATACAATAGAAAAATCACTTTCTTcgaatgataatttaaaaaaacatcaacaaaaacTATCTACACAATCAAAtaatgaacattttcaaaatataaataacgaaattctCGTGGAATCAACAAACAACAACGTAGGTAGAAATATTGAGGTTATATATAGCGAAAGCAGTGGCGTATCAAGTCTGAAGTTGGAGAGCGAGAACCATCGAACTATAAAAAAGCCATCGAGAATACCGTTGTTGAAGCAACGGTGCATATCTATAACGAACGCGCTTTTATCGCCGATGACGGGCGCTAGCAAAATACCAATCAAAACGAAATTTTCGTTTAAAAGAGAAACGAAAACACCGCAAAAAGAAGTAGAAACGTGTAGTTCTCCAGATATAAGTCCGGATCGAgtaaaagaaattaatagacaaaaattgatttcttctaataaaaattccttCGATTCGACCActagttctaaacaactttCTTATACTAAATCTTTGGATAACGATAGCGAATCTTCCGTGTCGGACAGTAACATAGAAGATTTATTAGAAGATGAAAATAGTTATGAGGAATTTGAAGACGATTCCGATGACGTACATAGGATTAATTCCGATATGGAAACGTTGAATTCGAATTTGAACAGGGATAATACCGTCATTGATatgagtaaaaataaaaattacagtaTCGAAGAAACTTGCGAATCGGAAGATGATGATAGTGATAATAATGAAATGGAAGATAATAGACAATCGATGACGGATATGGAG CGACAGAGCAGACAACTTTTGGCAGAAGGACAAGTTGAAACTTACGAACAAGCCGAATTAGCTTCAAGCTTActacaattgaaattttctaagGAACAAGCACTCGAAGCAGTTAAAAATTGCCATTCCATAGATGCCGCTATTTCGTTTTTACAACAAGACTGTGAATTGTGTGCAGGCAAATATCCCATGAAACAA atgaTATCGATGCTGAAATGTATCCACAGATGCTGTCAGGAATGCGCTAAAAATTACTTTACCATCCAAATAACCGATAGAAGTATCATGGATTGTAATTGTCCGTTTTGTAAACAACCCGATCTGACTAGCGCCGATCTAAACGACGAAGATATCACAGAATATTTCGGAAATTTGGATATACTTTTGAAAGGAATTTTAGACGAACCCGTACACGAATTATTCCAAAGGAAATTGAGGGATAGAACATTGATGCAGGATCCACATTTCAAATGGTGTATACAG tGTTCATCGGGGTTCATTGCTCATCCTCGACAGAAACGTTTGATTTGTCCGGATTGCAAATCTGTTACTTGTGCAAATTGTAGAAGACCG TGGGAGAAACAACACGAAGGAATCACCTGCGAAAAATTCGCCGAATGGAAAGACGCCAACGATCCCGAAAATCAAGCATCCGGCGTGGCGAAACACCTCGCCGAAAACGGCATAGATTGCCCCAAATGCAAATTCAGATATTCCCTATCGAAAGGCGGTTGCATGCATTTCACTTGCACCCAATGCAAACACGAATTCTGTTACGGTTGCGGCAAACCGTTCATGATGGGCGCCAAATGTACGGTCGGCCAATATTGCGCCAAATTGGGTCTGCACGCCCACCATCCGAGGAACTGTCTGTTCTATTTGAGAGACAAAGAACCTCAACAATTGGAAAAATTGCTTAAG GACAATAAAATACCctttaaaatatacaataaccTCGAGGACGGCTCCTCCGCGTCGGTAGCTAAATGTTTGGTGCCGTTACAAAAAGAAACCCCCGCAGGTTTAATAGATTCGATATGTAATAACGAAGTACATTCCGGGGAATCGGGATTGTGTAG GCTGCATTACATCGAATATTTAGTTGGACTCATTGGTAGACATCGACTGGATCCGATACCTATTTTGGATTTGATCGAAGTAAGTCAGGAATTGCGTAGAAGGGGAAGGGAATTACCGGAAAGATCTGCCTGGTGCGACGATCaggaatacaaaaatatttgtatcaag attatAATGGACCAAATTCCTttagaataa